A portion of the Deltaproteobacteria bacterium genome contains these proteins:
- a CDS encoding DUF4382 domain-containing protein, with amino-acid sequence MRSVCALALLVGLGGLVGCGQPSQTVLVEMSAHGQPPDGVATARFTVEEIRVFDDVPGIGGQWRTLVSDEEGARTFDLCTLGSGTLAAERDVPQGTLSTLQISLDLDEGLSGALPLDPDARSVLELPLPQLQGNSVHLDVDWDLAATVARDGQGRLVLRPAADLKVLP; translated from the coding sequence ATGCGCAGCGTTTGCGCCTTGGCGCTGCTCGTGGGGCTCGGGGGCCTGGTTGGTTGCGGCCAGCCTTCCCAGACGGTGCTGGTGGAGATGTCGGCGCATGGCCAGCCGCCCGATGGCGTGGCCACGGCGCGGTTCACGGTGGAGGAGATCCGGGTGTTCGACGACGTGCCAGGCATTGGAGGCCAGTGGCGCACCCTCGTCAGCGACGAGGAGGGCGCGCGCACCTTCGACCTCTGCACCCTGGGCTCGGGAACCCTGGCCGCCGAGCGCGACGTCCCCCAGGGCACGCTGAGCACGCTGCAGATCAGCCTGGATCTCGACGAAGGTCTCTCGGGCGCGCTCCCGCTGGATCCCGACGCGCGCTCGGTGCTGGAGCTGCCCCTGCCGCAGCTGCAAGGAAACTCCGTGCACCTCGACGTCGACTGGGATCTGGCGGCGACCGTCGCCCGCGACGGCCAGGGCAGGCTGGTGCTGCGCCCCGCGGCGGACTTGAAGGTGCTGCCATGA
- a CDS encoding glycogen-binding domain-containing protein, translated as MIAALVGLALAASGGASAGVDLRAGYDSNLFFGAVQDLAIEPQSTNDALATAHDSFVAVRPRLLGNLAVGRLTLGADAEASLTQYAQYAHGYYRVLRASLSQTLALGRFSLGLEELGDDYAISAFRSDHLQRALAGLDAGMAVGALELGLGLEGGVRHFPARESAYRVLENDSVLAVTLMARLLAGPFAVDGSLRGESRGSNAATAAGDLELLELGGTWSRGALDVALHLDGRRVALPNFPVTDLAVGRQDLEWLAHAELAYHWGAFSPGLEASFERTVSNYPLAIFSRAVAGVDFSWRYGWSPPPHALAAPLPERPGRYKLELELPNAKSVSIVGSFQRWQAPGVPLTETRPGHFVVELDLQPGRYRYQLIVDGVRLAPPDADGYEADGMGGTDAVLNVPDASDRGATR; from the coding sequence GTGATCGCGGCCTTGGTGGGCCTGGCCCTGGCTGCGTCCGGTGGGGCGTCGGCTGGCGTGGACCTGCGCGCGGGCTACGACTCCAACCTCTTCTTTGGCGCCGTGCAGGACCTGGCCATCGAGCCGCAGTCGACCAACGACGCGCTGGCCACCGCGCACGACAGCTTCGTCGCCGTGCGTCCGCGGCTGCTCGGAAATCTTGCGGTCGGGCGGCTCACGCTCGGCGCCGACGCCGAGGCTTCGCTCACCCAGTACGCGCAGTACGCGCACGGCTACTACCGCGTGCTGCGCGCGAGCCTGAGCCAGACGCTCGCCCTGGGCCGGTTCTCGCTGGGGCTCGAGGAGCTCGGCGACGACTACGCCATCTCCGCCTTCCGCAGCGACCACCTGCAGCGCGCGCTCGCGGGCCTCGACGCCGGGATGGCCGTGGGCGCGCTGGAGCTGGGCCTGGGGCTCGAGGGCGGCGTGCGGCACTTCCCCGCGCGCGAGAGCGCGTACCGGGTGCTGGAGAACGACTCCGTGCTCGCGGTGACGCTGATGGCCCGCCTCCTCGCGGGGCCGTTCGCGGTGGACGGCTCCTTGCGAGGGGAGTCGCGCGGGTCGAACGCGGCCACGGCTGCGGGCGATCTGGAGCTGCTCGAGCTGGGTGGAACCTGGTCGCGTGGTGCGCTCGACGTCGCGCTGCACCTCGACGGCCGCCGCGTCGCCCTGCCGAACTTCCCGGTCACGGATCTCGCCGTCGGCCGGCAGGATCTGGAGTGGCTGGCGCACGCCGAGCTCGCCTACCACTGGGGCGCCTTCAGCCCCGGGCTGGAGGCCAGCTTCGAGCGCACGGTCTCGAACTACCCGCTGGCCATCTTCAGCCGCGCCGTGGCCGGCGTGGACTTCAGCTGGCGCTACGGCTGGAGCCCGCCGCCGCACGCGCTCGCTGCGCCGCTCCCCGAGCGACCGGGCCGGTACAAGCTGGAGCTGGAGCTCCCGAACGCCAAGAGCGTGTCGATCGTGGGCAGCTTCCAGCGCTGGCAGGCGCCCGGCGTGCCGCTCACCGAGACCCGACCGGGGCACTTCGTCGTCGAGCTCGACCTCCAGCCGGGGCGTTACCGCTACCAGCTCATCGTCGACGGGGTGCGGCTTGCACCGCCCGACGCCGACGGCTACGAGGCAGATGGAATGGGCGGCACCGACGCCGTCTTGAACGTGCCGGACGCATCCGACCGGGGGGCCACCCGTTGA
- a CDS encoding cytochrome c codes for MVGPRAQLALLSLALLPGCNPEAVHEPDPKLNQATGGMHGAVTSASSSGSTSGSTGTASTGPTVCTRCESDADCAAGGFCVEDLPHDACTAPCGPGGTCPDGQACFQVGNRAGQTGCYPVVATCADFGSTTGGSSGGGCTPDTWNSSMKSFFDTHCNGCHAFDLGDVRRNSDTMIDEINSGRMPPGESLDQAQIDAVVAWIGCGAP; via the coding sequence ATGGTCGGCCCACGTGCCCAGCTCGCGCTGCTCTCGCTGGCCCTGCTCCCGGGGTGCAACCCGGAGGCTGTCCACGAGCCGGATCCCAAGCTGAACCAGGCCACCGGCGGGATGCACGGCGCAGTGACCAGCGCCTCCAGCAGCGGCAGCACCTCGGGTTCCACCGGCACCGCCTCAACGGGCCCCACCGTGTGCACCCGCTGCGAGAGCGACGCCGACTGCGCCGCGGGCGGCTTCTGCGTGGAAGATCTTCCGCACGACGCCTGCACCGCGCCCTGCGGCCCCGGCGGCACCTGCCCAGACGGACAAGCGTGCTTCCAGGTCGGAAACAGGGCGGGCCAGACGGGCTGCTACCCGGTGGTGGCGACGTGCGCCGACTTCGGCTCGACGACGGGCGGCTCGAGTGGTGGTGGGTGTACGCCCGACACCTGGAATTCATCAATGAAGTCGTTCTTCGACACCCACTGCAACGGGTGCCACGCCTTCGACCTGGGCGACGTTCGACGCAACAGCGACACGATGATCGACGAGATTAACTCCGGCAGGATGCCCCCAGGCGAGAGCCTGGATCAGGCACAGATCGACGCCGTGGTGGCGTGGATCGGCTGCGGAGCACCGTGA
- a CDS encoding UvrD-helicase domain-containing protein, protein MSVFRFQKPEVLARIPRDRDAVIEASAGTGKTFTLVGLVVDLLLERDARIEQILVVTFTEKAAGELRARIRQKLGELLALEADGRDVEGKPCWTIDDRARQKLRTALGGLDGATIATIHGFCQRTLGEQAFESGRLFEESQVDAAEAFERTFLDVLRTELATTQRAWVQAWLEHEGDAAKLQKALQDVAGLHGGLRPIWDEPAFLAAVDALPGTKGLDAEIAALAVHHSTKGAMRKRVAHYEQEVDGWRGRNDAPALLVEVRNWIDASAEPLLKNLGDSPFRRALQALVDAAPPFATAAVQVLLPPVTERLAQRKREQGQYDFDDMLLLLRDALRGPGGPALVDALRARYRYALVDEFQDTDAVQWEIFETAFRKTDQAQGELFQTASSTSRLYLIGDPKQAIYAFRGADVHTYVRATRTIGPAVPLEENFRSTQPLIDAVNTVLDQRATPPFFDGDIRYEHPVRCGKTTLALRDAKGAEVPPVALWHLWSRGELRARSMVESLGRRIADEVERLLDDRRGLYLHDGDERRRLGPGDVFVLTRKDREARELGHILRARGLAVAFYKQDGLFQTPEAFHVLDLLRAIASPGDLSACRKAWLTPFFALELPDVARADAVPPEHPWMARLISWKALADARDYERLFARILDESGLVRRLLLLSPSERELTNYQHLFEVLLQEAHRVREGLDGLARTLDGWVREVREPPGQEGNLQRLESDGQAVQVMTLHKSKGLEAPVVFLAGGFTDFGAQGLRVSIYHDRGERLAWLGKLEGAVKSQVEREALEEDQRLLYVGLTRAAARLYVPFWAEPLAADARAGASFVPKVALKGSHRPLNDRLARLYAGGLDAKLFAREALRVHSSWEEPVEAKPLPAWSPPVAVEPDSDPRPNALRKTHAGFLVTSYSRMAASRSARREEEENELFKLDLATPFVPLGPDELPPGAETGVFVHEVLENLPLARVAAAQSLDALADDDVVEGLIRRTAARHGFAERQVPAARRLAWRALRTPLTLTGGSVLLGIASAAQVLREVEFLFPIPEASHPLLGRAKGRFSIERGCIKGFIDLVFEHAGRAYLADWKTDHLAGYAPELLAAHVGEHYAIQERLYTLALVRLLGLRTEAEYEARFGGGLYLFVRGMGEGANGVHLSRARWANVVAWEAELLHRQDWGVRAPWAEERA, encoded by the coding sequence CGCTCGGCGGCCTCGATGGCGCCACCATCGCGACCATTCACGGCTTCTGCCAGCGGACGCTCGGCGAGCAGGCCTTCGAGAGCGGTCGGCTGTTCGAGGAGAGCCAGGTCGACGCGGCCGAGGCATTCGAGCGCACGTTCCTCGACGTGCTGCGTACGGAGCTCGCGACCACGCAGCGCGCGTGGGTGCAGGCCTGGCTCGAGCACGAAGGCGACGCGGCCAAGCTGCAGAAGGCGCTCCAGGACGTGGCCGGGCTGCACGGCGGCTTGCGGCCGATCTGGGACGAGCCCGCATTCCTGGCCGCGGTGGACGCACTGCCGGGCACGAAGGGGCTCGACGCGGAGATTGCGGCGCTGGCGGTGCACCACAGCACCAAGGGCGCGATGAGGAAGCGCGTCGCGCACTACGAGCAGGAGGTCGACGGTTGGCGCGGCCGCAACGATGCGCCTGCGCTCCTGGTCGAGGTCCGCAATTGGATCGACGCCAGCGCCGAGCCGCTGCTCAAGAACCTCGGAGATTCGCCCTTCCGGCGAGCGCTCCAGGCGCTCGTCGACGCCGCGCCGCCCTTCGCCACCGCGGCCGTGCAGGTCCTGTTGCCGCCGGTGACCGAGCGGCTCGCGCAGCGCAAGCGCGAGCAGGGCCAGTACGACTTCGACGACATGCTGCTCCTGCTGCGCGACGCCCTGCGCGGACCGGGCGGCCCGGCGCTCGTCGATGCCCTGCGCGCGCGCTATCGCTACGCGCTCGTCGACGAGTTCCAGGACACGGACGCGGTGCAGTGGGAGATCTTCGAGACCGCGTTCCGCAAGACCGACCAGGCGCAGGGCGAGCTGTTTCAGACGGCCTCGAGCACGAGCCGGCTCTATCTCATCGGCGATCCCAAGCAGGCCATCTACGCCTTCCGCGGCGCCGACGTGCACACCTACGTGCGCGCGACCCGAACCATCGGGCCCGCGGTGCCGCTCGAGGAGAACTTCCGCTCCACCCAGCCGCTCATCGACGCCGTGAACACCGTGCTCGATCAACGCGCGACGCCGCCGTTCTTCGACGGCGACATCCGCTACGAGCACCCCGTTCGCTGCGGAAAGACCACACTCGCGCTGCGGGATGCGAAGGGCGCCGAGGTGCCGCCGGTGGCGCTCTGGCACCTCTGGAGCCGCGGCGAGCTGCGCGCGCGGTCGATGGTGGAGTCGCTCGGCCGCCGCATCGCCGACGAGGTGGAGCGGCTGCTCGATGATCGACGCGGGCTCTATCTGCACGACGGCGACGAGCGTCGGCGGCTCGGCCCGGGCGACGTCTTCGTGCTCACCCGCAAGGATCGCGAGGCCCGCGAGCTGGGCCACATCCTGCGCGCGCGCGGGCTGGCCGTGGCCTTCTACAAGCAGGACGGCCTGTTCCAGACGCCCGAGGCCTTCCACGTCCTCGACCTGCTGCGCGCGATTGCCTCGCCGGGCGATCTCTCGGCGTGCCGCAAAGCGTGGCTCACGCCGTTCTTCGCCCTCGAGCTGCCGGACGTCGCGCGCGCCGACGCCGTGCCGCCCGAGCACCCGTGGATGGCGCGGCTGATTTCGTGGAAGGCCCTCGCCGACGCGCGCGACTACGAGCGGCTCTTCGCGCGCATCCTCGACGAGAGCGGCCTGGTGCGGCGCCTCCTGCTGCTCTCGCCTTCGGAGCGCGAGCTCACCAACTACCAGCACCTGTTCGAGGTGCTCCTGCAGGAGGCGCACCGCGTCCGCGAGGGGCTGGATGGCCTGGCCCGGACGCTCGACGGCTGGGTGCGCGAGGTGCGCGAGCCGCCGGGCCAGGAGGGAAACCTCCAGCGGCTCGAGTCGGACGGGCAGGCGGTGCAGGTGATGACCCTGCACAAGAGCAAGGGCCTGGAGGCGCCGGTGGTCTTCCTCGCCGGCGGCTTCACCGACTTCGGCGCGCAGGGACTACGGGTCTCGATATATCACGATCGCGGGGAGCGCCTGGCCTGGCTGGGCAAGCTCGAGGGCGCCGTGAAGTCGCAGGTGGAGCGCGAGGCCCTCGAAGAGGACCAGCGGCTGCTCTACGTGGGGCTCACGCGTGCGGCGGCCCGGCTCTATGTGCCGTTCTGGGCCGAGCCGCTCGCGGCCGACGCGCGCGCGGGCGCGAGCTTCGTGCCCAAGGTCGCGCTCAAGGGCAGCCATCGGCCGCTCAACGATCGGCTGGCGCGGCTCTACGCGGGCGGGCTCGACGCCAAGCTCTTCGCGCGCGAGGCGCTGCGCGTGCACAGCAGCTGGGAAGAGCCGGTCGAAGCGAAGCCGCTGCCCGCCTGGTCGCCGCCGGTGGCGGTGGAGCCGGATTCGGATCCGCGGCCGAACGCGCTGCGCAAGACACACGCGGGCTTCCTGGTGACCTCGTACTCGCGCATGGCCGCGTCGCGCAGCGCCCGCCGCGAGGAAGAGGAGAACGAGCTCTTCAAGCTCGATCTCGCGACGCCGTTCGTGCCGCTCGGTCCCGACGAGCTGCCGCCGGGCGCGGAGACGGGCGTCTTCGTGCACGAGGTGCTGGAGAACCTGCCGCTCGCGCGGGTGGCCGCGGCCCAGAGCCTGGACGCGCTCGCCGACGACGACGTGGTCGAGGGGCTGATTCGCCGCACGGCCGCGCGGCACGGCTTCGCGGAGCGCCAGGTCCCTGCCGCGCGACGCCTGGCCTGGCGCGCCCTGCGGACGCCGCTCACGCTCACCGGCGGCAGCGTCCTCCTCGGCATCGCCAGCGCCGCGCAGGTGCTCCGCGAGGTGGAGTTCCTGTTTCCGATCCCCGAGGCGAGCCATCCGCTCCTCGGACGCGCGAAGGGGCGCTTCTCGATCGAGCGCGGCTGCATCAAGGGCTTCATCGACCTGGTCTTCGAGCACGCGGGCCGGGCCTACCTCGCCGACTGGAAGACGGATCACCTCGCGGGCTACGCGCCGGAGCTGCTCGCGGCGCACGTGGGCGAGCACTACGCGATTCAAGAACGGCTCTACACCTTGGCGCTCGTGCGGTTGCTGGGCCTGCGGACGGAGGCCGAGTACGAGGCGCGCTTCGGCGGCGGGCTCTACCTCTTCGTGCGCGGCATGGGCGAGGGCGCGAACGGTGTGCACCTGTCGCGCGCGCGCTGGGCGAACGTCGTCGCGTGGGAGGCCGAGCTGCTCCACCGCCAGGACTGGGGCGTGCGCGCGCCCTGGGCGGAGGAGCGCGCATGA
- a CDS encoding AAA family ATPase, translated as MSGSRSLLPTGPGREALFALRRELGAPKLQPAFPREWLEGASAWEDGPELLHLAWELARCAPAAQPAEARALMLLAFLALAGERAGSTRVPVRGPLAAEALTAVLEPLGAKPEDWQALGELVGSPSARVASVLGRAGEHKPLLLDGDWLSSQKLRAVEERLGSALAARLAQPDVATAVDAKRAREAVLARPSGAVQLSDEQAAAVEAALVRPLSVITGGPGTGKTAIVVAILRALGQLGIAPAAIALAAPTGKAAQRLGEALRAQLGQIAAPDAFEQALLAHPPEPRTLHRLLGSSPTQERTLHHERNPLVEEVVVVDEASMVDLFLMDRLLRALRPGARLLLLGDAEQLPSVDAGAVFRDLLPPAGAGSADPRARGAVRLTRSYRMDPQNPEGRSVLSVAQALQGGTLPEVVEGGALRPGVIRRRASASELELSGVELLEAESGSAGQRAFLDAWQARLRDPELDAWIRRAYTFGPDGAAAADREALGRLFARAESSRLLCVTRSERDLGGTGGVNAYFHARALAELQRQGELRGEPELLPGEPVMVERNDYARGLWNGDSGLVLRGVDAREGKQRFMTVFRAGETFRAFHLDGLRGTLSLAHAITVHKSQGSELDRVGLLLPARDVPVFTRELLYTALTRARRSATIVGPRPLLELGARRTLGRFSRMGELLAGPSGPTARRA; from the coding sequence ATGAGCGGCTCGCGTTCCCTGCTGCCCACGGGGCCCGGTCGGGAAGCGCTCTTCGCGCTCCGTCGCGAGCTCGGCGCGCCCAAGCTGCAGCCGGCGTTTCCGCGCGAGTGGCTCGAGGGCGCCAGCGCCTGGGAAGACGGGCCCGAGCTCCTGCACCTCGCCTGGGAGCTCGCGCGCTGTGCGCCCGCAGCTCAGCCGGCGGAGGCTCGTGCGCTGATGCTGCTCGCGTTCCTGGCGCTGGCGGGCGAGCGCGCAGGATCCACGCGCGTGCCGGTTCGCGGGCCGCTCGCCGCCGAGGCGCTGACGGCCGTGCTCGAGCCGCTCGGCGCCAAGCCCGAAGACTGGCAGGCGTTGGGCGAGCTGGTGGGTTCACCCAGCGCGCGCGTGGCCTCGGTGCTGGGCCGCGCGGGTGAGCACAAGCCGCTGCTGCTCGACGGCGATTGGCTCTCCAGCCAGAAGCTGCGCGCGGTGGAGGAGCGGCTCGGCTCGGCGCTGGCCGCGCGGCTGGCGCAGCCGGATGTCGCCACCGCTGTCGACGCGAAGCGCGCGCGCGAGGCTGTCCTGGCGCGGCCCAGCGGCGCCGTGCAGCTCTCGGACGAGCAGGCCGCCGCGGTGGAAGCGGCGCTCGTGCGGCCGCTCTCGGTGATCACCGGCGGGCCGGGCACGGGGAAGACGGCGATCGTGGTGGCCATCTTGCGCGCCCTGGGGCAGCTGGGCATCGCGCCCGCGGCCATCGCGCTCGCGGCGCCCACCGGAAAAGCCGCGCAGCGTTTGGGTGAGGCCCTGCGCGCGCAGCTCGGACAGATCGCCGCGCCCGACGCCTTCGAGCAGGCGCTGCTCGCGCACCCACCCGAGCCGCGGACGCTCCACCGGCTGCTGGGCTCATCGCCGACGCAGGAGCGAACGCTGCACCACGAGCGCAATCCGCTGGTCGAGGAGGTGGTGGTCGTCGACGAGGCGTCGATGGTGGATCTCTTCCTCATGGATCGGCTGCTGCGTGCGCTGCGGCCGGGCGCGCGGCTCCTGCTGCTGGGCGACGCCGAGCAGCTGCCGAGCGTGGATGCGGGCGCCGTCTTCCGCGACCTCTTGCCGCCCGCCGGAGCCGGATCCGCGGATCCGCGCGCGCGCGGTGCCGTGCGGCTCACGCGCAGCTACCGCATGGATCCCCAGAATCCGGAGGGCCGGAGCGTGCTCTCCGTGGCACAGGCGCTCCAGGGCGGGACCCTGCCGGAGGTCGTCGAGGGCGGGGCGCTGCGGCCGGGCGTGATCCGGCGGCGCGCGAGCGCATCGGAGCTCGAGCTCTCGGGCGTGGAGCTGCTGGAGGCGGAGTCGGGGAGCGCGGGGCAGCGGGCGTTCCTCGACGCCTGGCAGGCCCGGCTTCGCGATCCCGAGCTCGACGCCTGGATACGGCGCGCGTACACCTTCGGGCCCGACGGCGCGGCGGCGGCCGATCGCGAGGCGCTGGGGCGGCTGTTTGCGCGGGCGGAGTCGTCGCGGCTCCTGTGCGTGACCCGCAGCGAGCGCGATCTCGGCGGCACCGGGGGCGTGAACGCGTACTTCCACGCGCGCGCGCTCGCGGAGCTGCAGCGGCAAGGCGAGCTTCGCGGCGAGCCCGAGCTCTTGCCCGGCGAGCCGGTAATGGTGGAGCGCAACGACTACGCGCGCGGGCTGTGGAACGGCGACTCGGGGCTGGTCCTGCGCGGCGTCGACGCGCGCGAGGGCAAGCAGCGCTTCATGACAGTGTTTCGCGCGGGCGAGACCTTCCGCGCCTTCCACCTCGACGGCCTGCGCGGCACGCTCTCGCTGGCGCACGCCATCACCGTGCACAAGTCGCAGGGCTCGGAGCTCGATCGGGTGGGCCTGCTCCTGCCCGCGCGCGACGTGCCCGTGTTCACCCGGGAGCTGCTGTACACGGCGCTCACCCGCGCGCGGCGCTCGGCGACGATCGTCGGCCCGCGGCCGCTGCTCGAGCTGGGCGCGCGGCGCACGCTGGGGCGGTTCTCGCGAATGGGCGAGCTCCTCGCTGGGCCGAGCGGGCCCACGGCGCGTCGGGCCTAG
- a CDS encoding glycogen-binding domain-containing protein translates to MNRAHLERIRALVDGELPEADAAALRLEAARDPALAAELRRQEALHQKLLALGSPALPASLSVDALLGRALARADHERIRAYVDGELKPDAIAELLANARTHSNLDRELQRQLALRRTLASLPQPRPPMPKPQPGWLSLLLGRRALGLSLPAAAAAGLLLFGAGTVVGRRSPTPATTVAEQDLVPVRFVILAGDAQNVSVAGSFNRWSDKATPLAPVGDGVWEATVRLPRGEHRYIFRVDGRWQPDPLAPQLVPDGMGNMDAVIQL, encoded by the coding sequence GTGAACCGCGCCCACCTCGAGCGGATCCGTGCCCTCGTCGATGGCGAGCTCCCGGAGGCAGACGCCGCCGCGCTTCGCCTCGAGGCCGCGCGCGATCCGGCGCTGGCCGCCGAGCTGCGCCGGCAAGAGGCGCTGCACCAGAAGCTGCTCGCCCTCGGCTCGCCCGCGCTTCCGGCGTCGCTCTCGGTGGACGCGCTGCTCGGCCGCGCGCTGGCCCGCGCGGATCACGAGCGGATCCGCGCGTATGTCGACGGCGAGCTCAAGCCCGACGCCATCGCCGAGCTGCTCGCGAACGCGCGCACCCATTCGAACCTCGACCGCGAGCTCCAACGGCAGCTCGCCCTGCGCCGCACGCTCGCGTCGCTGCCGCAGCCCAGGCCGCCCATGCCCAAGCCGCAGCCGGGCTGGCTCTCGCTGCTCCTCGGGCGCCGCGCGCTGGGGCTGAGCTTGCCCGCCGCCGCCGCTGCCGGGCTGTTGCTCTTCGGGGCTGGCACGGTGGTGGGCCGCCGGAGCCCGACGCCGGCGACGACCGTGGCCGAGCAAGACCTGGTGCCGGTGCGCTTCGTGATCCTCGCGGGTGACGCGCAGAACGTCTCCGTGGCGGGCAGCTTCAACCGCTGGTCGGACAAGGCCACGCCGCTGGCGCCGGTGGGCGACGGCGTCTGGGAGGCCACGGTGCGCCTGCCGCGCGGCGAGCATCGCTACATCTTCCGCGTGGATGGCCGCTGGCAGCCGGATCCGCTCGCGCCGCAGCTCGTGCCCGACGGCATGGGCAACATGGACGCGGTCATCCAGCTCTAG
- a CDS encoding sigma-70 family RNA polymerase sigma factor: MSTTRVTMEGVSAEEARELVDRHRAPVYRVALRMLGDAHEAEDVTQEVLLQLCRTRASLKPGSDEGAWAYSIAINRCRDILRSHRHKMLALAPIEELDGEDLRPTQDLALDQARRERQVQEALQLLPASYREVLVLRDLEGQPYRRMCEVLKLSETNLKARVIRARRALARVLVAENAEDEQ; this comes from the coding sequence GTGTCCACCACCCGTGTCACCATGGAGGGCGTCTCCGCCGAGGAGGCGCGCGAGCTGGTCGACCGGCACCGCGCGCCTGTGTACCGGGTAGCCCTGCGCATGCTGGGCGACGCCCACGAGGCCGAGGACGTGACCCAGGAAGTGCTGCTCCAGCTCTGCCGCACCCGCGCCAGCCTCAAGCCCGGCAGCGACGAGGGCGCCTGGGCGTACTCCATCGCCATCAACCGCTGCCGCGACATCCTCCGCTCGCACCGCCACAAGATGCTCGCCCTGGCGCCCATCGAAGAGCTCGACGGCGAGGACCTCCGCCCCACCCAGGACCTGGCGCTCGACCAGGCCCGCCGCGAGCGCCAGGTGCAGGAGGCGCTGCAGCTCCTGCCCGCGAGCTACCGCGAAGTGCTCGTGCTTCGCGACTTGGAAGGTCAGCCCTACCGCCGCATGTGCGAGGTGCTGAAGCTGTCGGAGACGAACTTGAAGGCCCGGGTGATCCGCGCGCGCCGCGCCCTGGCCCGGGTGCTCGTGGCCGAAAACGCGGAGGACGAACAGTGA
- a CDS encoding YceI family protein, whose translation MKKLLAVVVALSSISLPLSAHADGVYKLDPSKSSLSYKVVHKFHESVGVDKKLQGAAALKGNDAQVQIRANVADFDSGNANRDAHMKETVEEAKYPDVTLKGVVKGLAVPAKFPGKAQGTLEGQLTFHGQTNPIKIPVTIDFESADKAHATTEFDVSLDGYKVDRPSLMFVKIDDACHITADLQFAK comes from the coding sequence ATGAAGAAGCTGCTTGCCGTCGTTGTCGCGCTGTCCTCGATCAGCCTCCCGCTCTCGGCCCACGCCGACGGCGTCTACAAGCTGGATCCGAGCAAGTCGTCGCTGAGCTACAAGGTCGTCCACAAGTTCCACGAGTCCGTGGGCGTGGACAAGAAGCTCCAGGGCGCCGCGGCGCTCAAGGGCAACGATGCCCAGGTGCAGATCCGCGCCAACGTGGCCGACTTCGACTCCGGCAACGCCAACCGCGACGCGCACATGAAGGAGACCGTCGAGGAGGCGAAGTACCCCGACGTCACCTTGAAGGGCGTGGTGAAGGGCCTGGCGGTGCCAGCCAAGTTCCCGGGCAAGGCGCAGGGCACGCTCGAGGGCCAGCTCACCTTCCACGGCCAGACCAACCCCATCAAGATCCCGGTCACCATCGACTTCGAGTCGGCGGACAAGGCGCACGCCACCACCGAGTTCGACGTGAGCCTCGACGGCTACAAGGTCGACCGCCCCAGCCTGATGTTCGTGAAGATCGACGACGCCTGCCACATCACGGCCGACCTCCAGTTCGCGAAGTAG